The window GTAACTTCAATACTTTTTCCATCTACATACCCTCTTTTATAAAGTGTTTCAATAATAGTTGATCTTGTTGCTTTTGTTCCTAAATTCTTTTTTTCTAATGTTGATACAATAGATGAAGGAGTATATCTATTTGGGGGTTTTGTTTCTTTTTTATCACTTCCAAATTTAGCATCAAATTCTTCACCTTTTTTAAATTCAGGTAAGGTAAGTTCTTGTAGTCTTAAATATGGTTCATAAATTTCAAACCAACCTTTTTCAATAGTTCTTCTGCCATTTATTTTATATTCTTCTTTATTTGTTTCGATCCTAATTTCTTGATTTTCTCTTAATGCATCTTCTCCAAAACAAGATAAATATCTTCTTACAATTAAATCATATAATTTCATTTCATTTGTGCCTATTTGGGATAAAGTTCCAAGAGGATGTATAGCAGGATGTGCTGGATCTGATTTTGTACCTTCAAATGGTTTTGTTTTAGTTACTGCTTTTTTTATTACTTCTTTATATTTTGGAAGTTTTGATAATTTTTCAATTATTCCTTTATGATCTAATGAATCTGGTAATTTTTGTGATGATGTTCTTGGATATGAAATCATTGATGCTTCGTATAATGTTTGAGACATTTGTAATACTTGAGAAGGCTGGAATTTGAAAATTTTATATGCTTCAACTTGTAATGAAGTTAAATCAAAAGGAGGGTATGGTTTTTCTTTAAATTCTTTTCTAATCATTTTTGATACTTTTACTGGACTTTTTGAATTTTCTAATGCTTTTTTCATTTCATCTTCTTTTTCAAATTTATTTTTTACATGCATAAAAATTAAATTTTTTGCTTTAGCCCATAAATCCCAATAAGGTTCTGGTTTAAATTCTTTTATTTTTCTCTCTCTTCTTGCTAAAATAGCTAAAGCAGGTCCTTGAACTCTACCTATACTCATTACTTTGTATACATTATTCTTTCTTATTGCCCCCATTAATGCCCTAGATAAATTAATACCATAATACCAATCTAAAATATGTCTTGATTCACCTGCATAAGCATTCATATAATCTAAATCTGTCATTTTTTCGTATGCAGTGATAAGGTCTTTTTTTGTTAATGCAGAAAATTTCATTCTTTTTCCTTTTTCTGAATTACACGCGAATCTAATTACATTATATGCTATAAGGGATCCTTCTAAATCATAATCGCATGCACTTATAAATTCATCTGCGTTTTTAGCTAATTCTTCAATAGTTAGTACATATGCTTTTGTATATGCTGCATCTCTATTTACTTTATATGAGGGTTTCCATTTAATATCAAAAACAGGATATCCCTTTGTTGGATGTTCTTGTTGTAAGGTATACACATGTCCTACTGCAGAAACTATAGTGATGTCTTCTCCTTCTCTATTTATTTCATAATAATTAATACCATTAATTCTTTTAGCTAATACTTTATCTTCTGCAAGAGCATTAGCCATTAAATTAGCAACCTTTGGTTTTTCACAAATAATTAATTTCATTGTGGGATTTATTAGAAAGCAAAGAATAAAAACCTTTATAAACACAAAGAAATAATATAAATAACAGAATTTAATACTATTTAATTAATATTAAGTAAAAGGTGATTAAGCATGTCTGAAAGATTAAAGTATAATAATTATGATAAATACGCAAGGATAGTAGAAGAAGAATTAAAAAATAAAAAAACAGAATATGCATTTAAAAATTGGATATTCAGATTAACAAAGGGATTAAACCATACTTATCATCCAAATGATTTAATGAAATTATTTATTATAGCAACAGATGCAAATATTTCTTTTCCAAAAGAAAAAAGAGAGATAACCAGGTTAGCAATGAGTAAATTAATTGAATGGGTAACACAAAATCCTGTTGAAGATAAAAATTTTGTTAAATTATGTATAAAATATGTGGTTACTCACCCAAGAATAGATTCTCAAACTATTATTGGTTTAATTAAAATAATTGAGATTATGAGTATAGATATTGCTGATGAAGAATGGCTTAGAATAATCTCATTAAGAGTTGGTACATGGAAAGATGAAAATGGAGAAAAAATTGGAGATTTAGTAGATAAAATTATTGAAAAAGAGAAAAATATAGGTAAAAAAGAACAAATTAAAAAATTAACACAAGTTTTAAATAACATAGTTGATATAACAGATACAGATCAAAGAGAATTAACTATATCTGATCTCATTAGATTAACAGAAAAAAGAACAGGAAATAATAAATGGATTATTAATAGTGAAACTGATTCTAAAGAATCAAAAAATAACAGAAATATAAAATTGAATATTTAAAATTAAATTAAGATTATAGTATATAAAAAAAGAGGTGAAAATTATGAGTTTAGATTATAGAGTATTAACTGAAGAAACAAGGAAGTTCATTCCCCCAATACAAGAATTACCTGAAATACTAAACTCATTTGGTCGTTTTCAATCAAAAACAGATAATATTGAAATTAAAAAATATTTTTCTCAAATACCTATTCAAAATCTTCAAAAAATTTTTGAATTTAAAAAAAGAAAAGGTATGAATATAGATAATGATTGTTTGCATTTTGAAATTTTTTTAAATGAGTATTTTAATAATCTACCTTTAGAGCAAGAAAAGATGATAGATGGAGAAGTATTTAGTTTAGAAGATGACACAGAATTTTTTATCAATATAGATTTTAATAAATTATTAATTAAATTTTTAGACGAATATCCTGCAAGTAAATTTGAAAAGGAGATAGAAGCATTATTTTTGATTGATTTAAATATTAAATCTGGGATAAAATTAATTTCTAAATTTTTGAATCATAATGATTTTGCAGTATCTGAACAAGCATTCAAACTTTTAAAAGAACAAATAAAAGAAAATAAAGAAGAAACTATAAAAAATATATATTTATTTTTAAATAATAAATGTTCATTAGAAGAAGCGGACCAATTTTATAAATTTATTCGTGAAGACCCAGAGTTATTCAATAATTTATATTTAGATAAACTAGCCTCAATTAGATTGATATTTAAAGGACTTGAAGATAAAAATAATGAATTTTCTGAAAGAGCAAGAAAAATTTTAGATAAAATAAAAGAAAACCCATATTTTTTGACACAATTTGAAAATTATTTAAATAATTTTTCATCTCCCGAAGACATAGCAATAATTTATTCTTGGTATATAAAATATAATCCAGAATTAAAAAATATTAATATAAATTATTATGGTGGATTAAAACTGGTATTAATTGCTTGTTCGGATTCAAATAGAGAGATTAGTAGGAATGCATTTAAAATATTAGAGGAATATTTAAAGGAAAATAAAAATGTATCTAATATATTAGATTATTTTATTTCTGCTTATGCAAGCGAAGAAGAATTAACTAGTGTAATATTTTTATGTTTGAAAAACAAATATATTTTTAATCAAAATGAAATTGATAAATTGTTTAAAATTGGTAAAAAATTCATAATTTTTAATAATTTGATTAAAAAATGTATTTTTATATCTAATAAGAGGTATAAGTAAGCAAGGATTTAATTAATCTTCTTTTTTTATTATATATGTGGAACTAGAGCATAATCTATTAAGAATAAAAGGACAAATGAAACAAGAGCCTGAAGATTTTATAGTAGAAGAAATAATGCAAAATGGAATTATCTTAGAAATAGATAAAAAAATAGAAAAACCAGATACGCAAGGAAAATTTCTTTATTTTATTTTACAAAAAAAACAATGGACAACAGAAGGAGCTATTTCAAGAATTGCAAAAGGATTACATGCTAAAGATAAAAGATTTAATTGGGCTGGAACAAAAGATAAACAAGCAATTACTACACAATTAGTTTCTGGTTTTGCAATAAATAAAAAAGCTCTTCAGAATTTAAAATTAAAAGATATTCAAATAAATGGAATGTGGTATGAAGATAAAAAAGTACAATTAGGAGATTTAATAGGTAATAGATTTAAAATAAAAATAACTAATCTTGATGATAAAAAAGCAGAAGAAAAAATTAATAATATAAATAACGAATTAAATGGAAAATTTGTTAATTATTTTGGGGACCAAAGATTTGGAACCGTTAGACAGAATACCCATAAAATTGGTGAATATATCATAAAAGAAGACTATGGGTCAGCAATAAAAGAATTTTTATTAAATACAGAAGGGGAAAATAATGAAGAAGCAAAACAAGCTAGAATTAATCTTGCTGAAACATTGAATTATAAAAGAGCTTTAGAGGAATTTCCAAGATATTTAAGATTAGAGAGAAATATTATTGAATGGTTAGAAAAATATCCAAATGATTATGTTGGGGCTTTAAGAAAAATTCCAAGAGGAATTTCATTACTATTTATGCATGCATTTCAATCATATTTATTTAATTTAGAATTAAGTGAAAGAGTTAAAAATAAAGATTATGAAGCAAAAGAAAATGAATATTATTGTGGTTTAAATTCATATGGTTTTCCAGAAATTGAACATAAAATACAAAATTCTACAGACGGAATTTTATGTTCAAATATTATAGGTTATGAAACAAAAACAAATGAAATAGAAGATAAATTATTAAATCAGTTTAATATTACCACAGAAAATTTTAGATTAAAAAAGTTTCAAGAATTAAGTTCAAAAGGAACTTTTAGACCTTTTTTTACAACTTATAAAGATTTTGAATTTTCAAATTCTGTTTTTAATTTTACTGTTCCTTCTGGCTGTTATGCAACTGTTCTTTTGGAACGATTTTTATTAAAATAGTATCTTTATTTCCCCAAAATATTTGTTCAATAGATTTAATAAGTTTACATAAAGTATTTGTATATGTTGTTTCCATAAATAGTTGTAATAATAGAGGGGAAAATCGAGCGTGTGGATGTTCTATTGCAGATAAATTTTGATAATCTGCTACTTGTTCAAATGAAAATTTTATTGTTATAAATTCGAAATCATTTTCTAATTTATTTTCAAAAAAACTAGTTTCAAAAATATCATCTCTTTCTAAAAAAGGATAATTATCTATTTTAAATGCATTTATTAAAGTTGAAACTAATTGAACTGCTTGTAAATATTCTGGTTGAATTCTTAAATTAATTATTCCATCTGTTATTTTAGCAATTTTATTTCCATCAGAGCATAAATTAATTTTTTCAATATTTGGAGCATTGAAATATTCTGTTTGAACACCTTCTAAAGCATTTAAAGAAAATATTAGATCTAAAAATAATCCCTCCCCATTTGTTCCTTTTAATAATTCTTCCAAAGGAAGTTGGAAAATTGGTTTTTTTGGATATTTAGATAATCCAACAAAAGATAATGGATGAATTCCTTTTTCAAAAATAAGTCTGTTGTCTGCATCTTTTTTTGGTACTCTCATAATTTTTGTTCCTATTTGTATTTCCATAGTTTTTTTGTGGTTTTCGGAGTTTATAAATGTTTTCTTTTCCCTTCTTAAAAAAATTAAGGTTTAGCAAACATATTTAAATGGAAATATATCAATATTTAATGGGAGATAGGTTGGGGGCTAGGGGTCCCTGTCCGCAAATCCCCTTTGGCGGAACCGAAATCCGGTTGCGTTGTGTAAAATTTGTTTAGGCCTAGATCGAAAGCGTCGAAGGTCTGCCTTGATGGATGGTTTGACTTG of the Candidatus Micrarchaeia archaeon genome contains:
- the topA gene encoding DNA topoisomerase I; translation: MKLIICEKPKVANLMANALAEDKVLAKRINGINYYEINREGEDITIVSAVGHVYTLQQEHPTKGYPVFDIKWKPSYKVNRDAAYTKAYVLTIEELAKNADEFISACDYDLEGSLIAYNVIRFACNSEKGKRMKFSALTKKDLITAYEKMTDLDYMNAYAGESRHILDWYYGINLSRALMGAIRKNNVYKVMSIGRVQGPALAILARRERKIKEFKPEPYWDLWAKAKNLIFMHVKNKFEKEDEMKKALENSKSPVKVSKMIRKEFKEKPYPPFDLTSLQVEAYKIFKFQPSQVLQMSQTLYEASMISYPRTSSQKLPDSLDHKGIIEKLSKLPKYKEVIKKAVTKTKPFEGTKSDPAHPAIHPLGTLSQIGTNEMKLYDLIVRRYLSCFGEDALRENQEIRIETNKEEYKINGRRTIEKGWFEIYEPYLRLQELTLPEFKKGEEFDAKFGSDKKETKPPNRYTPSSIVSTLEKKNLGTKATRSTIIETLYKRGYVDGKSIEVTPFGMSVYEVLTKNCDEILDEKLTEHFESEMEKIQEGKIAEYSVIEEGKETLIKILDKFKEKEDTIGKSLAENFKISNQNVIGKCPSCDEDLIAIKSNSTGKQFVGCKNYPKCNVSYPLPQNSLIEATNKICEKCHTPIVKVIRKGKKPFEMCLDVNCETKKDWGKYKKPIAKKTVSNSTIAKKTVSKTISKKQKK
- the truD gene encoding tRNA pseudouridine(13) synthase TruD, whose translation is MELEHNLLRIKGQMKQEPEDFIVEEIMQNGIILEIDKKIEKPDTQGKFLYFILQKKQWTTEGAISRIAKGLHAKDKRFNWAGTKDKQAITTQLVSGFAINKKALQNLKLKDIQINGMWYEDKKVQLGDLIGNRFKIKITNLDDKKAEEKINNINNELNGKFVNYFGDQRFGTVRQNTHKIGEYIIKEDYGSAIKEFLLNTEGENNEEAKQARINLAETLNYKRALEEFPRYLRLERNIIEWLEKYPNDYVGALRKIPRGISLLFMHAFQSYLFNLELSERVKNKDYEAKENEYYCGLNSYGFPEIEHKIQNSTDGILCSNIIGYETKTNEIEDKLLNQFNITTENFRLKKFQELSSKGTFRPFFTTYKDFEFSNSVFNFTVPSGCYATVLLERFLLK